Proteins from a genomic interval of Candidatus Rubidus massiliensis:
- the exbB_1 gene encoding Biopolymer transport protein ExbB codes for MTEILANIFFSNGNWNIILLIIGICSVLSCAIFIERILFLNKSQLDTNQFIIRLRHTIKNGNIVEAIQICEELGGCIANVIQAGLSKHTKGKEQIESAMQRRGMIEIAELERNAKILSIIAYITPLIGLLGTVIGFIQAFSEMRMSNLVDISATNLGAAMEYALVTTAAGLVVAIPTVIAYNYIVHRIEQFILEIQTTSSEVVDLLIDSSLVDQSYAF; via the coding sequence TATAATTTTACTAATTATTGGGATCTGTTCTGTTTTATCTTGCGCTATTTTTATCGAAAGGATTCTTTTTTTAAACAAATCTCAATTAGATACAAATCAATTTATCATACGATTGAGACATACCATAAAAAATGGAAATATTGTTGAGGCAATACAAATTTGTGAGGAATTAGGTGGCTGTATAGCCAATGTAATACAAGCCGGTCTATCAAAACATACCAAAGGAAAAGAGCAAATAGAATCTGCTATGCAACGAAGAGGGATGATTGAAATTGCCGAGCTTGAAAGAAATGCTAAAATTTTGTCTATTATAGCCTATATTACTCCACTAATTGGATTACTCGGTACGGTTATTGGCTTTATCCAAGCTTTTAGTGAAATGCGTATGAGTAATCTCGTGGATATATCTGCCACAAATCTTGGAGCTGCTATGGAATATGCATTAGTTACTACAGCTGCCGGTCTTGTGGTTGCCATACCAACAGTCATAGCCTACAATTACATTGTTCATAGAATCGAGCAGTTTATTTTGGAAATTCAAACAACATCGTCAGAAGTTGTCGATTTATTAATTGATTCTTCATTAGTTGATCAATCTTATGCATTTTAA
- a CDS encoding biopolymer transport protein ExbD → MHFKTKLKPALNLIDLTPLVDVIFLLLIFFILTSEILPLKSLHIEVPKIAQDTLPLTTQLMVVVDAHHVIYVGSKKTIVELSGLKDVLKKEVAFLPQKKGNIVLNIDQKVDYGFFLKIYTIAQECCPQIRLVYQSSNSPS, encoded by the coding sequence ATGCATTTTAAGACTAAATTAAAACCAGCACTAAATCTTATAGATTTAACTCCCCTTGTAGATGTAATTTTCTTACTTCTTATTTTTTTTATTTTGACATCTGAAATTTTGCCATTAAAGTCTTTACACATTGAGGTTCCCAAAATTGCTCAAGACACTTTACCATTAACAACACAATTAATGGTCGTTGTAGATGCTCATCATGTTATTTATGTTGGTTCAAAAAAAACGATCGTTGAATTATCTGGTTTAAAAGATGTTCTAAAAAAAGAAGTGGCTTTTCTTCCTCAAAAAAAAGGTAATATCGTATTAAATATTGATCAAAAGGTTGATTATGGTTTCTTTTTGAAAATTTACACAATTGCTCAAGAATGTTGTCCTCAAATACGATTAGTTTATCAATCCTCTAATTCACCTTCATAA
- the uvrB gene encoding Excinuclease ABC subunit B codes for MFNLSSEYSPKGDQPEAIEKLANGIKSGRRSQVLLGITGSGKTFTMANVIQKVQLPTLIIAHNKTLAAQLYQEFKTFFPDNAVEYFVSYYDYYQPEAYIARTDTYIEKDLAINDKIDKMRLSATRSLLERRDVIIVSSVSCIYGLGSPEYYRGMNLTAKVGENRRRDDILLHLVEMQYKRNDFDFARSTFRVRGDVLDIFPAYEEDIAIRIEFFGDEIEQISEIDPLTGKTRKKIEQITIYPSSHHVTPEEVRSKAIETIKTELTDRMDYFEKEQRYIELQRIQQRTNYDVEMIKEVGTCKGIENYSRHFSYRNAGDPPPCLLDYFPPDYLMIIDESHQTIPQLHAMCNGDRARKDALVTFGFRLPSAYDNRPLRFEETYARMNQVVFVSATPGEWEVKESEGEVIEQLIRPTGLLDPIIEVRPAVGQIDDCLAEIRTHTAKKGRVLVTTLTKRLSEELTNYLLELDVKAKYLHSDIDTIERVQIIRDLRKGDFDVLVGINLLREGLDIPEVSLVVILDADKEGFLRSQTSLIQTCGRAARNSEGRVIMYADKITDSIKNTLEITQNRRALQEAYNKQHGITPTTVKREIALLVEEEELEQESATYKSNMSSKKVAEEKQIYLSPDQIRAKIAHLSGEMKKAAKELRFEDAAFFRDQLKKYQQLELALS; via the coding sequence ATGTTTAATTTAAGTTCAGAGTATTCTCCAAAAGGTGATCAACCAGAAGCGATTGAAAAATTAGCTAATGGAATAAAATCGGGAAGGCGGTCACAAGTATTACTTGGGATCACTGGCTCTGGAAAAACTTTTACAATGGCTAATGTTATTCAAAAAGTGCAATTGCCCACCTTAATTATTGCTCATAATAAAACATTGGCCGCTCAGTTATACCAAGAGTTCAAAACTTTTTTCCCCGATAACGCAGTCGAATACTTTGTATCCTACTATGATTATTATCAACCAGAAGCCTATATTGCTAGAACCGATACTTACATAGAAAAAGACTTAGCCATTAACGATAAAATTGACAAAATGCGTTTAAGTGCAACTCGCTCCTTACTTGAGAGAAGGGATGTGATTATCGTATCATCTGTATCTTGTATTTATGGTTTGGGATCACCTGAATATTACCGTGGCATGAATTTAACGGCCAAAGTGGGCGAAAATAGACGACGGGATGACATCCTCCTTCACTTAGTCGAGATGCAGTATAAGCGCAACGATTTCGATTTTGCTCGCTCCACTTTTAGAGTAAGGGGAGATGTGTTAGATATTTTTCCAGCCTATGAGGAAGACATTGCTATCAGGATTGAATTTTTTGGGGATGAAATTGAACAAATCAGTGAAATTGACCCACTAACTGGAAAGACGCGTAAAAAAATTGAGCAAATTACGATTTATCCAAGTTCTCACCACGTGACACCTGAAGAAGTGCGTTCAAAAGCGATTGAGACGATAAAAACAGAACTTACCGATCGCATGGACTATTTTGAAAAAGAACAAAGATATATTGAATTACAACGGATCCAGCAGCGGACAAATTATGATGTAGAAATGATAAAGGAAGTTGGTACTTGCAAAGGCATTGAAAATTATTCTAGACATTTTAGCTATAGAAATGCGGGTGATCCACCCCCCTGTTTGTTAGATTATTTTCCCCCCGATTATTTAATGATTATCGATGAATCACATCAAACTATTCCACAATTACACGCAATGTGTAATGGCGATCGGGCTCGCAAAGATGCTTTAGTCACTTTCGGTTTTCGTTTACCTTCTGCTTATGATAATCGACCTTTACGTTTTGAAGAAACTTACGCTCGTATGAACCAAGTTGTGTTTGTTTCAGCGACGCCTGGTGAATGGGAGGTAAAAGAATCTGAAGGGGAAGTCATTGAGCAATTGATTCGACCAACAGGTCTTTTAGATCCAATTATTGAAGTTAGACCAGCCGTTGGGCAAATAGATGATTGTTTAGCCGAAATTCGCACTCACACAGCAAAAAAAGGAAGAGTTTTAGTCACTACCTTAACCAAACGTCTTTCAGAGGAATTAACTAATTATTTACTCGAATTAGATGTAAAAGCCAAATATTTACATTCAGATATTGATACAATTGAAAGAGTTCAAATTATAAGAGACTTAAGAAAAGGGGATTTTGATGTATTGGTTGGGATTAATTTACTAAGAGAGGGATTAGATATACCTGAAGTTTCTTTGGTTGTTATTTTAGATGCAGATAAAGAGGGCTTCTTAAGAAGTCAAACTTCCTTAATTCAAACTTGTGGTAGAGCGGCGCGCAATTCTGAAGGGCGGGTAATAATGTATGCAGATAAAATCACAGACTCTATCAAAAATACACTGGAAATTACTCAAAATCGCAGAGCTTTACAAGAAGCTTATAATAAACAGCATGGCATAACGCCAACTACAGTAAAAAGAGAAATAGCTTTATTAGTTGAAGAAGAGGAGTTAGAACAAGAATCTGCGACCTATAAGTCAAATATGTCATCTAAAAAAGTAGCAGAAGAAAAGCAGATCTATTTATCACCTGATCAAATTCGGGCTAAAATAGCTCACTTAAGTGGGGAAATGAAAAAGGCCGCCAAAGAGTTGCGCTTTGAAGATGCGGCTTTCTTTCGCGATCAACTAAAAAAATATCAACAACTTGAACTTGCTTTAAGTTAA
- the trpS2 gene encoding Tryptophan--tRNA ligase 2: MESVTKKRILTGDRPTGLLHLGHYVGSLKNRVLLQDQYDCYFIIADLHMLTTKPTKEDIMQVRENSRQMVLDYLACGVDPKKSLIYLQSALPAVYELNLFFEMLVSLNRLTGLPSLKEMARNAHMDPESVPFGLVGYPVLQTADILGPKAHVVPVGKDNEAHIELARDIARRFNSHYGEVFPMPEAQLSETPNLIGTDGKGKMSKSAGNAIFLSDSPEIIKKKVNGMFTDPNRIHADDPGTVEGNPVFIYHDVFNANKDEVIDLKNRYVEGKVGDVEVKRCLTEALHQYLKPIQDRRKELEKEKGLVEQIIYEGTLKMIEITNQTLKEVKSAMGIGGTWNKISRVARDRQHSASSI; the protein is encoded by the coding sequence ATGGAATCTGTTACAAAAAAAAGGATATTAACTGGTGACCGTCCTACAGGACTACTCCATTTAGGCCATTATGTCGGATCGTTAAAAAATCGCGTTTTGTTACAAGATCAATACGACTGTTATTTTATTATTGCTGATTTACATATGTTAACAACAAAACCGACCAAAGAAGACATTATGCAAGTTCGTGAAAATAGTCGCCAAATGGTATTAGATTATTTAGCTTGCGGCGTAGACCCCAAAAAGTCATTAATCTACCTTCAGTCGGCGCTTCCAGCTGTCTACGAACTTAATCTTTTTTTTGAAATGTTAGTATCTCTAAACCGCTTAACGGGTTTGCCAAGTTTAAAAGAAATGGCAAGAAATGCTCACATGGATCCTGAAAGCGTACCCTTTGGTCTTGTCGGTTACCCTGTTTTACAAACAGCCGACATTTTAGGGCCAAAAGCGCATGTAGTTCCAGTTGGAAAAGATAATGAAGCGCATATCGAGTTGGCGCGAGACATTGCGCGCCGCTTTAATAGTCATTATGGAGAAGTTTTTCCTATGCCTGAAGCGCAATTGAGTGAGACACCTAATTTAATCGGCACCGATGGAAAAGGTAAAATGAGTAAATCGGCCGGTAACGCGATTTTCTTAAGTGATAGTCCTGAAATAATTAAGAAAAAAGTAAATGGAATGTTTACCGATCCAAATCGCATTCACGCGGATGATCCAGGAACCGTAGAAGGTAATCCAGTATTTATTTACCACGATGTTTTTAATGCTAATAAGGATGAAGTCATCGACTTAAAAAATCGGTATGTAGAAGGCAAAGTTGGCGATGTTGAAGTAAAGCGTTGTTTAACAGAAGCTTTGCATCAGTATTTAAAACCCATACAGGATCGCAGAAAGGAATTAGAAAAAGAAAAAGGATTAGTAGAACAAATCATTTATGAAGGGACTTTAAAAATGATTGAAATTACCAATCAAACTTTAAAAGAAGTTAAGAGTGCCATGGGAATTGGAGGCACTTGGAATAAAATTTCTCGCGTTGCAAGGGATCGACAACATTCGGCTTCTTCTATATAA
- the tyrP_1 gene encoding Tyrosine permease: MNQKKISQGSVLGAILLVAGCSIGAGILGLPVLSASAGLKPTILMFFFSWALMLVTSLLLLEVNLGFTKEVSIVSMAEETLGTVGKAVSWFVFLFLFYSLMVAFIAGSAELFHDCMQDFANVPHWIGSFFLMAVFAIVLYLGTLAVDRLNRLLMFGLIVSYALLLFIGFPHIEVERLYHVDWSASLIALPAMIVCFGYHNLIPSLTTYLNKDRKRLIITLVLGSIIPLILYLLWETLMLGLIPIGKDIQIAIQEGDMTTSLLKRVSGQSSVLQIAQYFAFFSIVTSFLGVALSFVDFLADGLKIPKNAKGKVFLCSLVLFPPWIFSIISPHLFLKALGYAGGYGAVVLFGILPALMVWSGRYFLKKEENPIVPGGKIVLSLIIMCSLGVFATQFYLSNFKD; encoded by the coding sequence ATGAACCAAAAAAAAATTTCCCAAGGAAGTGTATTAGGTGCCATTTTATTAGTGGCGGGGTGCAGCATCGGTGCTGGAATTCTAGGTTTGCCCGTTTTATCTGCTTCAGCTGGTCTAAAACCTACTATATTAATGTTTTTTTTCAGTTGGGCTTTGATGTTAGTAACCAGTTTATTATTGCTTGAAGTCAATTTAGGATTTACAAAAGAAGTTAGTATTGTTTCTATGGCAGAAGAAACTCTTGGAACTGTTGGAAAAGCCGTTAGCTGGTTCGTTTTTCTATTTCTCTTTTATTCTCTAATGGTAGCTTTTATTGCTGGTAGCGCTGAGTTATTTCACGATTGTATGCAAGATTTTGCCAACGTTCCCCATTGGATAGGTAGCTTTTTTTTAATGGCGGTTTTTGCCATCGTTCTTTACTTAGGAACACTAGCTGTTGATCGTTTGAATCGATTGTTAATGTTTGGCTTAATCGTAAGTTATGCGTTATTATTATTTATAGGTTTCCCCCATATTGAAGTTGAACGATTATATCACGTTGATTGGAGCGCTTCTTTAATCGCCTTACCTGCAATGATTGTATGTTTTGGTTATCACAATTTAATTCCAAGTCTTACGACTTATTTAAATAAAGACAGAAAAAGACTGATCATTACATTAGTTCTGGGTAGTATTATTCCCTTAATTTTATATCTGCTATGGGAAACGTTGATGTTAGGTCTTATCCCTATAGGCAAAGATATCCAAATTGCCATTCAAGAAGGAGATATGACGACTAGTTTGCTAAAACGAGTCTCGGGTCAATCTTCTGTTCTACAAATTGCACAATATTTTGCTTTCTTTTCAATCGTCACCTCTTTTTTAGGAGTTGCCTTAAGTTTTGTAGACTTTTTAGCAGATGGATTAAAAATACCGAAAAATGCCAAAGGAAAGGTTTTTTTGTGTAGCCTTGTACTTTTTCCTCCCTGGATTTTTTCTATCATAAGTCCCCATCTTTTTTTAAAAGCACTAGGTTATGCTGGAGGATATGGAGCTGTTGTTTTATTTGGGATTTTACCAGCTTTGATGGTGTGGTCAGGACGTTACTTTTTGAAAAAAGAAGAAAATCCTATTGTTCCTGGTGGAAAAATAGTTTTAAGCTTAATAATTATGTGTTCTTTAGGAGTTTTTGCTACTCAATTTTATCTTTCAAATTTCAAGGATTAA
- a CDS encoding FAD-dependent thymidylate synthase, giving the protein MFESYENFSDEQKKILEKYVSNTNSSIFALKNLPEVIKGALFSRYSRSNLGLRSLLLKEFIGNTEESEFALIAGDGANPENQILAIQKAQNFYDRILDGYGDDSIGELGGAHLAIENISMLAAKVIEDARIGGSPLEKSTRYIYFDQKVNGEYLFYREPILMTSAFRDAYLNTCNHLFETYSKLIPPLTVHFEERFPHDPSVSKVAYTAAVRAKVLDCLRGLLPASTLTNMGAFGNGRFYEQLLHKLHCNSLAELQEIGKKMQEELGKIIPSFVRRANLEHNTHKRFNQFYGTMETELAVVTKEHTNFSERSIDPGVRLLSYDNDAVIKVAAALLYANSNKGLYELYEYCKRLPDEEIARILDAGCAARENRRHKSPRALEQARFSFEIIADFGVYRDLQRHRLFSQERQLLSCDYGYNVPDEIVGTAVEADYHLALQKAKQVYDTIATDLPEEAQYVVPMAYNIRWYMEGNLRLFQWMCELRSSAAGHPNYRYIAQSMAKQICQTFPIFERFFKFVDYNGYDIGRMGQEQRKIEKQMKASK; this is encoded by the coding sequence ATGTTTGAAAGTTATGAAAATTTTTCCGATGAACAAAAAAAGATTTTAGAAAAATATGTTTCAAATACTAATAGTTCAATTTTTGCTTTAAAGAATCTTCCTGAAGTCATCAAAGGGGCTTTATTTTCTCGCTATTCCCGCTCCAATTTAGGCTTGCGATCCTTACTTTTAAAAGAATTTATTGGTAATACCGAAGAATCTGAATTTGCTCTGATAGCCGGAGATGGGGCTAATCCAGAAAACCAAATTTTGGCTATTCAAAAAGCGCAAAATTTTTATGATCGCATTTTAGACGGATATGGGGACGACTCTATCGGTGAATTGGGGGGAGCGCATCTTGCTATTGAAAACATTTCTATGCTTGCCGCTAAGGTGATTGAAGACGCAAGGATTGGAGGATCACCTCTTGAAAAATCGACCCGTTACATTTATTTTGATCAAAAAGTGAATGGGGAATATTTATTTTATCGTGAACCCATCTTAATGACATCCGCTTTTCGAGACGCTTATTTAAATACTTGTAATCATCTTTTCGAGACATATAGTAAATTAATTCCCCCACTAACAGTTCATTTTGAAGAACGCTTTCCGCATGATCCTTCGGTTTCTAAAGTTGCTTATACGGCCGCGGTTAGAGCTAAAGTATTAGATTGTCTGAGAGGATTATTACCAGCTAGTACCTTAACCAATATGGGTGCTTTTGGAAATGGTCGTTTTTATGAACAACTTCTTCATAAACTGCATTGTAATAGTCTCGCCGAATTACAAGAAATCGGCAAAAAGATGCAAGAGGAACTTGGTAAAATTATCCCCTCTTTTGTTCGTCGCGCCAATTTAGAACACAACACCCATAAACGTTTTAATCAGTTTTATGGAACTATGGAAACAGAGCTTGCCGTTGTAACGAAAGAGCACACCAATTTTTCTGAACGTTCGATAGATCCAGGTGTTCGTTTATTATCCTATGATAATGATGCAGTTATAAAAGTAGCGGCTGCCTTACTTTACGCCAATAGCAATAAAGGCTTATATGAATTGTATGAGTATTGCAAACGTCTACCGGATGAAGAAATAGCGCGTATTTTAGATGCTGGATGTGCGGCAAGAGAAAATAGACGGCACAAATCTCCTCGTGCTTTGGAACAAGCGCGATTTTCCTTTGAAATCATCGCTGATTTTGGCGTTTATCGCGATCTACAAAGACATCGCTTATTTAGTCAGGAAAGACAGTTATTGAGTTGTGATTACGGATACAATGTTCCCGATGAAATAGTGGGAACAGCTGTAGAAGCCGATTACCACCTCGCCCTTCAAAAAGCAAAACAAGTCTATGACACGATCGCTACCGATCTACCAGAAGAAGCTCAGTATGTAGTTCCTATGGCCTATAATATTCGTTGGTACATGGAAGGAAATCTTCGTTTATTTCAATGGATGTGTGAATTGCGCTCTTCGGCAGCTGGTCATCCTAATTATCGTTACATCGCGCAGTCAATGGCGAAACAAATTTGTCAAACATTTCCGATTTTTGAAAGATTCTTTAAGTTTGTCGATTATAATGGATATGATATAGGTCGCATGGGACAAGAACAGCGCAAAATTGAAAAACAGATGAAAGCTTCTAAGTAA